The Clostridioides difficile genome has a segment encoding these proteins:
- the acpP gene encoding acyl carrier protein, with product MFEKIKEIIAEQLGLDNLDEITMEASLMEDLEADSLDAVEIIMALEDEFGIEIPDEEAENFKCIGDICKYIEENK from the coding sequence ATGTTTGAAAAAATAAAAGAAATAATAGCAGAACAATTAGGGTTAGACAATTTAGATGAAATAACTATGGAAGCATCTTTAATGGAAGATTTAGAAGCTGATTCATTAGATGCTGTTGAGATTATAATGGCTCTTGAAGATGAATTTGGTATAGAAATACCAGACGAGGAAGCTGAAAACTTTAAATGTATTGGTGATATATGTAAATATATCGAAGAAAACAAATAA
- a CDS encoding nucleoid-associated protein: MIIHKFIIHVLDKNSDVPILNDFEGKVNQEVDGFFQKAIKRISKDEDLRKGVFKDYNDNLIKNCCEQIIYDESSFLKNSKEIASYLFDVMKINAALESCDLAICLYTVKDEKSVAILKLDYKKLYTHSIEFVDDKFNIQMVANEIGIPETIRQKQGALIGLSGMNDEFHLRLLDKDAEKEGSESKFVTEFLNAKKIDDDKYKTKVFKNTAENWITNALSNDIKQAEDVRSILNYTLKEKHEVDINDFVDNSIKNDELKDSFKEHMEEKGLDEGFSIDKKWVEKKLKKRSIKTDNGFDIKGNLTDFEDPMKYTVKQNQDGTIDIVIKNVTFYEEK; this comes from the coding sequence ATGATAATACATAAATTTATAATACATGTCTTGGATAAAAATAGTGATGTTCCAATATTAAATGATTTTGAAGGTAAAGTTAATCAAGAAGTAGATGGATTTTTTCAAAAAGCAATAAAGAGAATATCAAAGGATGAAGATTTAAGAAAAGGAGTTTTTAAAGATTATAATGACAATTTAATCAAAAACTGTTGTGAACAAATAATATATGATGAAAGTTCATTTTTAAAAAATTCTAAAGAAATAGCATCTTATCTGTTTGATGTCATGAAGATTAATGCTGCATTAGAATCTTGTGATTTGGCAATTTGCCTGTATACTGTAAAAGATGAGAAGAGTGTTGCTATACTGAAGTTAGATTATAAAAAACTGTATACTCATTCAATTGAGTTTGTAGATGATAAATTTAATATTCAAATGGTAGCAAATGAAATTGGAATTCCAGAGACTATAAGACAAAAGCAAGGAGCTTTAATTGGATTAAGTGGAATGAATGATGAGTTTCATCTAAGACTCTTAGACAAAGATGCAGAAAAAGAGGGTTCAGAATCAAAGTTTGTAACAGAATTTTTAAATGCTAAAAAAATAGATGATGATAAGTATAAGACAAAAGTATTTAAAAATACAGCCGAAAATTGGATAACTAATGCTCTTAGCAATGACATAAAGCAAGCAGAAGATGTAAGAAGTATATTAAATTATACATTAAAAGAAAAACATGAAGTTGATATAAATGACTTTGTTGATAATTCAATCAAGAATGACGAGTTAAAAGATAGTTTTAAAGAACATATGGAGGAAAAAGGTCTTGATGAAGGTTTTAGCATAGATAAAAAATGGGTTGAGAAAAAGCTCAAAAAGAGAAGTATAAAAACTGACAATGGATTTGATATAAAAGGTAATCTAACTGATTTTGAAGACCCTATGAAATATACTGTAAAGCAAAATCAAGATGGAACTATAGATATAGTAATAAAGAATGTAACATTTTATGAAGAAAAGTAA
- a CDS encoding RluA family pseudouridine synthase: MFKKENQKYNLISYTSEEEMTLKEVLLDKLNFSVRSLSKMKREKSVLVNGVYKKPSLKVSRGDLIEVKIEEEKANFEPQDLNLQIIYDDFDIIMVNKPPFMVVHPTKSHYDNTIANGISYYIEKHKENVKIRFVNRLDMNTSGLVIIAKNAYAHHTLSTSMGENKVEKTYITVVNGIIDEDEGTINEPIYRPEEDSIKRVIDERGQASVTHYKVVERLKNATVLEVKLETGRTHQIRVHMAHIGHGIIGDELYGYTDENLINRQALHAYSLEFEQPRTKEILKFKTDIPKDMQELISKLR, from the coding sequence TTGTTTAAAAAAGAAAATCAAAAATATAATCTTATATCATATACAAGTGAAGAAGAAATGACTTTAAAAGAAGTTTTGTTGGACAAGCTAAATTTTTCAGTTAGGTCATTATCAAAGATGAAAAGAGAAAAAAGTGTGCTAGTAAATGGTGTATATAAAAAACCAAGCTTAAAAGTGTCTCGTGGTGATTTAATAGAGGTAAAAATTGAAGAAGAAAAAGCAAATTTTGAGCCACAAGATTTAAATTTACAAATAATATATGATGATTTTGATATAATTATGGTAAATAAGCCACCATTTATGGTAGTTCATCCAACTAAAAGTCACTATGATAATACAATAGCAAATGGTATCAGTTATTATATAGAGAAACATAAAGAAAATGTAAAAATACGATTTGTGAATAGACTTGATATGAACACTTCAGGACTTGTTATAATAGCAAAAAATGCTTATGCACATCATACTTTGTCTACATCAATGGGTGAAAATAAAGTTGAAAAAACGTATATAACAGTAGTAAATGGGATTATAGATGAAGATGAGGGAACTATAAATGAGCCAATTTATAGACCTGAAGAGGATTCAATAAAGAGAGTGATAGATGAAAGAGGGCAAGCATCTGTTACACATTATAAAGTAGTAGAAAGATTAAAAAACGCAACAGTATTAGAAGTGAAGCTAGAAACTGGAAGGACACATCAAATAAGGGTGCATATGGCTCATATAGGGCATGGGATAATAGGTGATGAGTTATATGGTTATACAGATGAAAATCTTATAAATAGGCAGGCTCTTCATGCATATAGCTTAGAGTTTGAACAACCAAGAACAAAAGAAATTTTAAAATTTAAAACGGATATACCAAAGGATATGCAAGAGTTAATATCGAAATTAAGATAG
- a CDS encoding acetyl-CoA C-acetyltransferase: MREVVIASAARTAVGSFGGAFKSVSAVELGITAAKEAIKRANITPDMIDESLLGGVLTAGLGQNVARQIALGAGIPVEKPAMTINIVCGSGLRSVSMASQLIALGDADIMLVGGAENMSMSPYLVPSARYGARMGDAAFVDSMIKDGLSDIFNNYHMGITAENIAEQWNITREEQDALALASQNKAEKAQAEGKFDEEIVPVVIKGRKGDTVVDKDEYIKAGTTIEKLAKLRPAFKKDGTVTAGNASGINDGAAMLVIMAKEKAEELGIEPLATIVSYGTAGVDPTIMGYGPVPATKKALAAANMTIEDIDLVEANEAFAAQSIAVVKDLNIDMAKVNVNGGAIAIGHPIGCSGARILTTLLYEMKRRDAKTGLATLCIGGGMGTTLIVKR; this comes from the coding sequence ATGAGAGAAGTAGTAATTGCCAGTGCAGCTAGAACAGCAGTAGGAAGTTTTGGAGGAGCATTTAAATCAGTTTCAGCAGTAGAGTTAGGAATAACAGCAGCTAAAGAAGCTATAAAAAGAGCTAACATAACTCCAGATATGATAGATGAATCACTTTTAGGAGGAGTACTTACAGCAGGTCTTGGTCAAAATGTAGCAAGACAAATAGCTTTAGGTGCAGGAATACCAGTAGAAAAACCAGCTATGACTATAAATATAGTTTGTGGTTCTGGATTAAGATCTGTTTCAATGGCATCTCAACTTATAGCATTAGGGGACGCTGATATAATGCTAGTTGGTGGAGCTGAAAACATGAGTATGTCTCCTTATTTAGTACCAAGTGCTAGATATGGTGCAAGAATGGGTGATGCTGCTTTTGTTGATTCAATGATAAAAGATGGATTATCAGATATATTTAATAACTATCACATGGGTATAACTGCTGAAAATATAGCAGAACAATGGAATATAACTAGAGAAGAACAAGATGCATTAGCTCTTGCAAGTCAAAATAAAGCTGAAAAAGCTCAAGCTGAAGGAAAATTTGATGAAGAAATAGTTCCAGTAGTTATAAAAGGAAGAAAAGGTGACACTGTAGTAGACAAAGATGAATATATTAAAGCTGGTACTACAATAGAAAAACTTGCTAAATTAAGACCTGCATTTAAAAAAGATGGAACAGTTACTGCTGGTAATGCATCAGGAATTAATGATGGTGCTGCTATGCTAGTAATAATGGCTAAAGAAAAAGCTGAAGAACTAGGAATAGAGCCTCTTGCAACTATAGTTTCTTATGGAACAGCTGGTGTTGACCCTACAATAATGGGTTATGGGCCAGTTCCAGCAACTAAAAAAGCTTTAGCAGCTGCTAATATGACTATTGAAGATATAGATTTAGTTGAGGCTAATGAAGCATTTGCTGCTCAATCTATAGCAGTAGTAAAAGATTTAAATATAGATATGGCTAAAGTTAATGTTAATGGTGGAGCAATAGCTATAGGACATCCAATAGGATGCTCAGGAGCAAGAATACTTACTACACTTTTATATGAAATGAAGAGAAGAGATGCTAAAACTGGTTTAGCTACACTTTGTATAGGTGGTGGAATGGGAACTACTTTAATAGTTAAAAGATAG